The Betaproteobacteria bacterium genome includes a window with the following:
- a CDS encoding TlpA family protein disulfide reductase, whose amino-acid sequence MKKLKALAALLFILAAAPAEPAAELGEPTPALKGTLFSGEAFDLTQMRGKVVLVNFYSSYCSFCAYEIGNLETFYEQHHDQGFEVIVVGIDSLEDRHRVERMLGIYGLPGVMADDLEQNGFQRKYPTPTAFVIDRSGTVRSQTRGAKQPYYYAEKVLPLLQEK is encoded by the coding sequence ATGAAAAAGCTGAAAGCCCTTGCCGCCCTGCTTTTTATTCTTGCCGCCGCACCGGCCGAGCCGGCCGCCGAGCTCGGCGAACCCACGCCTGCCCTGAAGGGCACGCTGTTCTCCGGCGAGGCTTTCGATCTTACGCAGATGCGCGGCAAGGTGGTGCTGGTCAATTTCTACTCCAGTTACTGCAGTTTCTGCGCATACGAGATCGGCAATCTGGAAACTTTCTACGAGCAGCACCATGACCAGGGCTTCGAAGTCATCGTCGTCGGCATCGACAGCCTGGAAGACCGCCATCGCGTCGAGCGCATGCTCGGGATCTATGGACTGCCGGGTGTGATGGCCGACGATCTCGAGCAGAACGGATTCCAACGCAAATATCCGACCCCTACTGCTTTCGTGATCGACCGCAGCGGCACCGTGCGCAGCCAGACCCGCGGCGCGAAACAGCCGTATTACTACGCGGAGAAAGTGCTGCCTCTGTTGCAGGAGAAGTAA
- a CDS encoding SAM-dependent methyltransferase: protein MPSLANGAAPERIGLPLALGLALALVSAAALAYEILLTRLFSIIQWHHFAYMMISVALLGYGAAGTAVTLLRARLEPHFVATFAAAAGGFGVTAVACFLAAQRLPFNALEFLWDWRQPLWLLAIYLLLFVPFFFAAICVCLTFTRFAAQAHRIYSFDIVGGAAGSLGVILALYAMSPATVLGCVPAAALSAAACVWWFAGGRPQLAAALPIALAVVIVLALQTPLAQLRVSEYKQLSQALNVMGARVVAERSSPLGLVTVVESPEVPLRHAPGLSLSAPDEPPAQLGVFTDGDGLSALDRFDGRRESLNYLDYLTSALPYHLARDPRVLVLGAGAGGDVLQALYHRAASVDAVELNPQVVDLVERQFAGFSGRPYSQPGVRLHIGEARGFVAAGRERYDIIQVALLDSFGASSAGLHALSESFLYTVEAMQRFMAHLAPDGVLSITRWVSLPPRDTLKLFATAVVALERDGVRDPAARIVLIRSWKTATLVVKNGEVTTEDIARLREFCRLRGFDLVWYPGMHPEEADRYNRLDRPYFHEGAVALLGPQRDNFIERYKFDIAPATDDSPYFFNFFRWKTLPELLRLKDRGGLPLLEWGYPLVVATFAQALLVSAVLILLPLVWSHRAKPEDRRTGRLRTAAYFAALGTGFMFVEIAFIQKFVLFLSHPLYAVAVVLFAFLLSAGLGSMASQRVARLVRGELAPIALPVIAIVLLIAGYLLALPGMFETLIGLPDAVRIALTVLLILPLGMCMGMPFPIGLQALSAQAPQLVPWAWGINACTSVTGAVLATLLAIHLGFTSVLCAAAALYVLAVAVFPWRTRLQHC, encoded by the coding sequence ATGCCGTCGCTAGCGAACGGCGCTGCGCCCGAAAGGATCGGCCTGCCGCTTGCGCTCGGCCTCGCGCTGGCGCTGGTCTCCGCTGCGGCGCTGGCGTACGAGATCCTGCTTACGCGGCTCTTTTCGATCATCCAGTGGCATCACTTCGCCTACATGATGATCAGCGTGGCGCTGCTCGGCTACGGCGCCGCGGGCACGGCGGTAACATTGCTCCGCGCGCGCCTCGAGCCGCACTTCGTCGCAACCTTCGCCGCGGCCGCTGGCGGGTTTGGGGTGACTGCGGTCGCGTGCTTTCTGGCAGCGCAGCGGCTGCCGTTCAACGCGCTGGAGTTTCTGTGGGACTGGCGCCAGCCGTTGTGGCTGCTCGCAATCTATCTTCTGCTGTTCGTGCCGTTCTTCTTCGCGGCGATCTGCGTATGCCTCACCTTCACGCGCTTCGCCGCGCAAGCGCATCGCATCTACAGCTTCGATATCGTCGGTGGCGCGGCGGGCAGTCTCGGCGTGATCCTGGCGCTGTACGCGATGTCGCCAGCAACAGTGCTGGGTTGCGTCCCAGCCGCGGCGTTGAGCGCGGCGGCGTGCGTCTGGTGGTTTGCGGGGGGAAGGCCGCAACTCGCGGCGGCGCTGCCGATCGCGCTTGCGGTGGTCATCGTTCTGGCCCTGCAGACACCGCTTGCGCAACTGCGCGTGTCGGAATACAAGCAACTGTCGCAGGCGCTCAATGTCATGGGTGCGCGCGTCGTCGCCGAGCGCTCCAGCCCGCTCGGACTGGTGACAGTGGTCGAGAGTCCCGAGGTGCCGCTGCGGCATGCGCCGGGGTTGAGCCTCAGCGCACCAGACGAGCCGCCTGCGCAACTCGGCGTCTTCACCGACGGCGACGGATTGAGCGCGCTCGACCGTTTCGACGGCCGGCGCGAGTCCCTGAACTATCTCGACTACCTCACGTCAGCGCTGCCCTATCACCTCGCGCGCGATCCGCGCGTACTGGTGCTCGGTGCGGGGGCGGGCGGGGACGTGCTGCAGGCGCTGTACCACCGTGCCGCCAGCGTGGATGCGGTGGAGCTGAATCCGCAAGTCGTGGACCTGGTGGAGCGGCAGTTCGCCGGATTCTCCGGCCGGCCTTACAGCCAGCCTGGCGTCAGACTGCACATCGGCGAGGCGCGCGGATTCGTCGCTGCCGGCCGGGAGCGCTACGACATCATCCAGGTTGCGCTGCTGGACTCCTTTGGCGCCTCGTCTGCGGGATTGCACGCGCTGTCGGAAAGCTTTCTCTACACCGTCGAGGCGATGCAGCGTTTTATGGCGCATCTCGCTCCGGATGGAGTTCTGTCGATCACGCGCTGGGTGAGTCTGCCACCGCGCGACACCTTGAAGCTCTTCGCCACTGCCGTCGTCGCGCTGGAGCGGGACGGGGTGCGCGATCCGGCGGCACGCATCGTGCTGATCCGCAGTTGGAAGACGGCGACACTCGTCGTGAAGAACGGCGAGGTCACCACGGAAGATATCGCGCGACTGCGCGAATTCTGCCGCCTGCGTGGATTCGACCTGGTGTGGTATCCCGGTATGCACCCGGAGGAGGCGGACCGCTACAACCGACTTGACCGGCCGTACTTCCACGAAGGTGCCGTCGCGCTGCTCGGGCCGCAGCGCGACAATTTCATCGAGCGCTACAAGTTCGACATTGCGCCGGCGACCGACGACAGTCCCTACTTCTTCAATTTTTTCCGCTGGAAGACGCTGCCCGAACTGCTGCGCCTGAAGGATCGTGGCGGCCTGCCGCTGCTGGAATGGGGTTATCCGCTGGTGGTTGCCACGTTCGCGCAGGCGCTGCTGGTCAGCGCCGTACTGATCCTGCTGCCGCTTGTATGGTCGCATCGGGCGAAGCCGGAAGACCGTCGAACGGGGCGGCTTCGCACCGCAGCCTATTTCGCCGCACTGGGAACGGGATTCATGTTCGTCGAGATCGCCTTCATCCAGAAGTTCGTCCTGTTTCTGAGCCACCCTCTGTATGCCGTCGCGGTGGTGCTGTTCGCCTTCCTGCTCTCGGCAGGCTTGGGCAGCATGGCCTCGCAACGGGTCGCACGGTTGGTGCGCGGAGAGCTTGCGCCGATCGCCTTGCCGGTAATCGCCATCGTACTGCTGATCGCGGGCTATCTGCTGGCGCTGCCGGGCATGTTCGAGACGCTGATCGGGCTGCCCGATGCAGTCCGGATTGCACTGACCGTGCTGCTCATCCTGCCGCTGGGAATGTGCATGGGAATGCCGTTTCCGATTGGGCTGCAGGCGTTGAGCGCGCAGGCGCCGCAACTGGTGCCATGGGCGTGGGGGATCAATGCCTGCACCTCGGTCACGGGAGCGGTGCTGGCGACGCTGCTCGCGATCCATCTTGGCTTTACCAGCGTGCTATGTGCCGCTGCCGCCCTATATGTGCTCGCCGTCGCGGTGTTCCCGTGGAGGACGCGTTTACAGCATTGCTAG
- a CDS encoding N-acyl homoserine lactonase family protein — MKKSGIVAALLGLLCVFGSSGTFAQTVKVYWTTSGMFGPFPITGLIPTVPKERQRDITIPVSMWIIDHPKGLVVFDTGNNVAITQDCKAYWQPGLCDFLKPSAKREDMIDMQLKKLGYSADKVKIVVTSHTHLDHGGNLKMFPNAIHVLQKKELFQGWWPEKFQGRTGGAFVMADLEGTRDFNFMELDGDYDLFGDGSVLILSTPGHTIGHQSMKVKTASSGTIIMSQDAIWMQENLDGYPAGLNFSIQAYTNSINRLKFMRDIEGTSLFFAHDQDQFAAKGGRWYK; from the coding sequence ATGAAGAAATCAGGCATCGTCGCCGCATTGCTGGGCCTGCTGTGCGTGTTCGGTTCGTCCGGCACGTTCGCACAAACCGTGAAAGTGTATTGGACCACCAGCGGCATGTTCGGTCCGTTCCCCATCACCGGGTTGATCCCCACCGTGCCGAAGGAAAGGCAGCGCGACATCACCATTCCGGTCAGCATGTGGATCATCGACCATCCGAAGGGCTTGGTCGTATTCGACACAGGTAACAACGTCGCGATTACCCAGGACTGCAAAGCCTACTGGCAACCCGGCTTGTGCGATTTCCTGAAGCCGAGCGCGAAGCGTGAAGACATGATTGACATGCAACTGAAGAAGCTCGGCTATTCCGCCGACAAGGTCAAGATCGTGGTGACTTCGCATACCCACCTCGATCACGGCGGCAACTTGAAGATGTTCCCGAACGCCATCCACGTGCTCCAGAAGAAGGAACTCTTCCAAGGCTGGTGGCCGGAGAAGTTCCAGGGCCGTACCGGTGGCGCCTTCGTCATGGCTGACCTGGAGGGCACCCGCGATTTCAATTTCATGGAATTGGACGGCGACTATGACCTGTTCGGTGACGGGTCCGTCCTGATTCTGAGCACGCCGGGCCACACCATCGGCCATCAGTCGATGAAGGTAAAGACCGCCAGCAGCGGCACCATCATCATGTCGCAGGACGCAATCTGGATGCAGGAAAACCTGGATGGCTATCCCGCCGGTCTGAATTTCAGCATCCAGGCCTACACCAATTCGATCAACCGTCTGAAGTTCATGCGCGACATCGAAGGCACTTCACTGTTCTTCGCACATGACCAGGATCAGTTCGCTGCCAAGGGCGGACGCTGGTACAAATAA
- a CDS encoding ABC transporter permease subunit, whose product MNGVLAVYQKELLSYFRSPIAYFVVAVFLVGTGYFFTYNMFLSGSASMDETFRNMGILILTLLPLVSMRLFSGEYSGRTMELLMTLPLKTWEIVLGKFLGAVTILLLMTAGTFIDLVPLYLFGNPQTTTIVAGYIGFILLGMACLAVGEFFSALTQNQIVAALIAVPVLLSFWFIGHLQTFQVSQTLRGLFAYLSFALHYADFVQGLIRSEAVLFYLIVSAIALTLNAGFLQWRR is encoded by the coding sequence ATGAACGGAGTCTTGGCCGTTTACCAAAAAGAGCTGCTGAGCTATTTCCGGTCGCCGATCGCCTATTTCGTCGTGGCCGTGTTCCTGGTGGGCACGGGCTACTTCTTCACCTACAACATGTTTCTCTCGGGCAGTGCCTCGATGGACGAGACGTTCCGCAACATGGGCATCCTGATCCTGACCTTGCTTCCTCTGGTGTCGATGCGGCTGTTTTCGGGCGAATACAGCGGGCGCACCATGGAACTGCTGATGACGCTGCCCCTGAAAACGTGGGAGATCGTGCTCGGGAAGTTCCTCGGGGCGGTCACGATTCTGCTGCTGATGACGGCCGGCACCTTCATCGACCTGGTGCCGCTGTATCTTTTCGGAAATCCCCAGACCACGACCATTGTGGCCGGCTATATCGGTTTCATTCTGCTGGGTATGGCCTGCCTCGCGGTGGGCGAGTTCTTCTCCGCCCTGACCCAGAACCAGATCGTCGCCGCCCTGATCGCGGTGCCGGTCCTGCTGAGCTTCTGGTTCATCGGACATCTGCAGACTTTCCAGGTTTCCCAAACATTGCGCGGTCTTTTCGCCTACCTTTCGTTCGCGCTTCACTACGCGGATTTCGTCCAGGGCTTGATTCGGAGCGAAGCCGTGCTGTTCTACCTGATCGTCAGCGCCATCGCGCTGACCTTGAATGCCGGTTTCCTGCAATGGCGACGCTGA
- a CDS encoding HupE/UreJ family protein, with protein MTRTKPTPAAWKSLRSAVGRQTAKAFALLLLLGWAGLAGAHTGGMTGFATITINEKSVRYSLTLSDIPPGPLAEQMHLGQSGATPDYRPLITTISEKIHLASDGATCAAAEGRIVPPSATSISITGTVDFICPGEIRKLTIRDDMSEALGSNQHTLALIVWSGGSQQFAFGSDARETSVSAGEQARASRGAGSFFPLGIEHILTGYDHLLFLLALMLRGGGLWSLLKIITAFTVAHSITLALAALDVVVLPSALVESVIALSIAYVALENLLPRYAVSRRWAVSFLFGLAHGFGFSSVLREIGLPKENLLLSLLNFNLGVEAGQLTVVLLVVPILMRLKSKSWEPRVVATVSGVILAVGLVLFVDRAFFGG; from the coding sequence ATGACCCGTACCAAGCCGACTCCCGCCGCCTGGAAATCTCTCCGCTCCGCGGTTGGCAGACAGACGGCGAAGGCGTTCGCACTGCTCCTGCTGCTCGGATGGGCTGGTCTGGCCGGTGCGCACACTGGTGGCATGACAGGGTTCGCCACCATTACCATAAACGAAAAGTCCGTGCGCTACAGTCTGACATTGTCAGACATTCCGCCCGGCCCCCTCGCCGAACAGATGCACCTCGGCCAATCGGGTGCGACACCGGACTACCGGCCGCTCATCACGACGATCAGCGAAAAAATCCATCTTGCCAGCGACGGCGCGACCTGCGCGGCCGCCGAAGGTCGAATTGTGCCACCGTCCGCGACCTCCATCAGCATCACGGGAACCGTGGATTTCATCTGTCCCGGCGAGATCCGCAAACTGACCATTCGCGACGACATGTCGGAAGCGCTCGGCAGCAACCAACATACGCTGGCGCTCATCGTGTGGTCCGGGGGCAGCCAGCAGTTTGCGTTCGGCTCCGATGCTCGGGAGACCAGCGTTTCAGCAGGGGAACAAGCCCGCGCCTCACGCGGAGCCGGCAGCTTCTTTCCCCTGGGCATCGAACACATTCTGACCGGCTACGATCACCTGCTCTTCCTGCTGGCGCTGATGTTGCGCGGCGGCGGATTGTGGTCGTTGTTGAAGATCATCACCGCCTTCACCGTCGCACACAGCATCACGCTGGCACTCGCCGCGCTGGACGTGGTTGTCCTTCCCAGCGCGCTGGTTGAATCCGTGATTGCGCTTTCGATCGCCTACGTCGCATTGGAAAACCTGCTGCCGCGCTATGCGGTATCCCGCCGCTGGGCGGTGAGTTTCCTGTTCGGCCTGGCGCACGGATTCGGGTTTTCCTCGGTGCTGCGGGAGATCGGATTGCCGAAGGAAAACCTGCTGCTGTCTCTGCTGAACTTCAACCTCGGCGTGGAAGCGGGTCAGTTGACCGTCGTATTGCTGGTCGTTCCCATCCTGATGCGGCTGAAATCAAAGTCGTGGGAACCGCGCGTGGTCGCAACCGTCTCGGGCGTAATACTGGCGGTGGGACTGGTCTTGTTCGTCGACCGGGCATTTTTTGGCGGATAA
- a CDS encoding ABC transporter ATP-binding protein, translated as MNTPSAAIALESVSKRFGSKTIVHDMTFSVDKGEIVGFLGPNGAGKTTTMRMIAGFTTASSGRVTVAGFDMATQNEEAARRLGYMPEHPPVYDTLDVTQYLTFVARVKGVSRNEVRSEIDRVATACRLESVLKREIYKLSKGYRQRVGLAQALLGKPEVLLLDEPTAGLDPGQIQETREVIRSFGEQHAVLLSTHILPEVTLICQRVAIINQGRLLAIDSPASLQRASEQTNRVLLIASAPAEALRTELLSISGVSAVTARPVPGIEGMLNVECQTDVREGVEAAIARAVAGRWDLHRLERQQPTLENIFLRYVGQTEKEGVAA; from the coding sequence ATGAATACTCCCTCCGCTGCAATCGCCCTGGAATCGGTCTCCAAGCGCTTCGGTTCCAAGACCATCGTCCACGACATGACATTCTCGGTCGACAAGGGCGAGATCGTGGGCTTTCTCGGCCCCAATGGCGCGGGCAAGACCACGACGATGCGCATGATCGCCGGATTCACCACGGCCTCGTCGGGGCGAGTGACGGTCGCCGGCTTCGACATGGCCACCCAGAATGAAGAAGCGGCGCGCAGACTCGGTTACATGCCGGAACATCCCCCGGTTTACGATACGCTCGATGTCACGCAATACCTGACCTTCGTCGCGCGCGTCAAAGGCGTTTCGCGCAACGAAGTCCGCTCCGAAATCGACCGCGTAGCCACGGCATGCCGGCTCGAAAGCGTGCTCAAGCGTGAAATCTACAAGCTGTCGAAGGGATATCGCCAGCGCGTCGGTCTGGCGCAGGCGCTGCTCGGCAAACCCGAAGTACTCTTGCTGGATGAGCCCACTGCGGGCCTGGACCCAGGGCAAATCCAGGAAACGCGCGAAGTGATCCGTTCCTTCGGGGAGCAGCATGCGGTGCTGTTGAGTACCCATATCCTCCCCGAGGTGACACTGATCTGCCAGCGGGTCGCCATCATCAACCAGGGCCGCCTGCTTGCAATCGATTCGCCGGCCAGCCTGCAGCGCGCCTCCGAACAGACCAATCGGGTATTGCTGATCGCAAGCGCACCGGCGGAAGCATTGCGGACGGAACTGCTTTCGATTTCCGGCGTGAGCGCAGTGACAGCCCGTCCGGTGCCGGGCATCGAAGGCATGCTCAATGTCGAATGCCAGACGGATGTCCGGGAAGGCGTGGAAGCCGCGATCGCGCGGGCCGTGGCCGGCCGCTGGGATTTGCACCGGCTGGAGCGCCAGCAACCGACTCTGGAGAACATTTTCCTGCGCTACGTCGGCCAGACGGAAAAAGAGGGGGTAGCCGCATGA
- a CDS encoding DUF4340 domain-containing protein — MSAGAGIRRRVLIVWLLLAALVAGIGVMEFRNRSRLPEDVAEHVAGAEGSRMLLPAAVADLGAIEIGHAGTLHRFERDATGAWFYHGVHANAQAAHAHQTDPARAQTIDKAFAALGRTRMERQLKLDVQSGAYGLTAPQMIILVYGKDNPQPLAQYAVGDVAPDGLSRYVLRVGSASVVTIANYQITNLQNLIQAVGGSAAPAHRIEIEKRG, encoded by the coding sequence ATGAGCGCCGGCGCAGGCATTCGGCGGCGCGTACTGATTGTCTGGCTGCTTCTGGCCGCGCTCGTTGCCGGGATCGGCGTGATGGAATTCAGGAATCGATCGCGCCTTCCGGAAGACGTGGCCGAACACGTGGCTGGCGCGGAAGGTTCGCGCATGCTGCTTCCCGCCGCAGTCGCGGACTTGGGTGCCATCGAGATCGGACACGCGGGCACCCTGCATCGCTTCGAGCGCGATGCAACCGGCGCCTGGTTCTATCACGGCGTCCATGCCAATGCGCAGGCTGCCCACGCACACCAGACCGATCCGGCGCGGGCGCAGACCATCGACAAGGCGTTCGCCGCGCTGGGACGCACGCGGATGGAGCGCCAGCTCAAACTTGACGTGCAGTCGGGCGCCTACGGTCTCACTGCGCCGCAGATGATCATTCTGGTCTATGGCAAGGACAATCCGCAGCCGCTTGCCCAGTACGCCGTCGGCGACGTCGCGCCGGATGGTCTGAGCCGCTACGTGCTGCGAGTGGGGAGTGCATCGGTCGTCACCATCGCCAATTATCAGATCACCAATCTTCAGAACCTCATTCAGGCGGTCGGCGGCAGCGCAGCGCCGGCGCACAGGATCGAAATCGAGAAGCGCGGCTGA
- a CDS encoding Gldg family protein, which translates to MDKFFRSGLILIAGVALLALAGAIHAILLEGKLWTLLIGAAGVALVAWGAYALRAEFATLVRQRRGEIVLYTLGVVGVFCAIAYLSVQFPARLDMTEEGKYSLSGQTVTMLKRLEKPVHITFFHDPLMRETVELYELMARQTDKLTLEFFDPMLNPAQARMRGVQFAGTSLLESEGRKMQFNGSSESEIANAILRISQGVTQRVCFLDGHREPDPFSLETHDHMEGTAGHTHGLGSVYEMHQQHGMAKARNALETLNYTVEKISLSQSGSAETLTKCSLLVIAGPTLALLPVEVSTIQRFLAAGGNGFFLLDPFVRTGLEPVLREYGIVVEDDIVIDESSHFWADPSSPAVTDYNYHPIAQDLPLTFFPGARSFAPTPQRIPRTDVIPLANSSKQSYGQTDPKRTRFEKDKDLPGPLTLMAVAIRRPIPAGDTPYRAPEAEKAAAKVGKDATVPVTGNSRIAVVGDSDFATNSFFHIMGNGRLFLNTVNYLASKENLIGLEPRARAVPRVNLTNRQMKGTFFLAVILVPALLAAIGVAVWWKQR; encoded by the coding sequence ATGGACAAATTCTTCCGATCCGGTCTGATTCTTATCGCGGGCGTTGCGCTGCTCGCGCTCGCCGGCGCAATTCACGCAATCCTGCTCGAAGGCAAGCTCTGGACCCTGCTGATCGGCGCTGCCGGCGTTGCACTCGTCGCATGGGGCGCCTATGCATTGCGCGCCGAATTCGCCACCCTGGTGCGGCAGCGGCGTGGCGAAATCGTGCTCTACACCCTGGGCGTGGTGGGCGTGTTTTGCGCGATCGCCTACCTGTCCGTCCAGTTCCCGGCGCGCCTCGACATGACCGAAGAGGGAAAGTACTCGCTGTCGGGGCAGACGGTCACCATGCTCAAGCGGCTGGAAAAGCCGGTGCACATCACCTTCTTCCATGACCCGCTGATGCGCGAGACCGTGGAACTGTATGAGCTGATGGCCCGGCAGACCGACAAGCTCACGCTTGAGTTCTTCGATCCCATGCTCAATCCTGCGCAAGCGCGGATGCGCGGGGTGCAATTCGCCGGCACGTCCCTCCTCGAGAGCGAAGGCCGCAAGATGCAGTTCAACGGCTCAAGCGAATCGGAAATCGCCAATGCCATCCTGCGCATCTCGCAGGGCGTCACGCAGAGAGTCTGTTTTCTCGACGGACATCGAGAGCCCGATCCCTTCAGCTTGGAGACCCATGACCACATGGAAGGCACGGCCGGCCATACTCACGGCCTGGGATCTGTGTACGAGATGCACCAGCAGCATGGTATGGCCAAGGCCCGCAATGCCCTGGAAACGCTGAATTACACCGTGGAAAAGATCTCGCTTTCCCAAAGCGGCTCGGCAGAAACGCTCACCAAGTGCTCGCTGCTGGTCATCGCCGGCCCGACGCTTGCCCTGCTGCCGGTGGAAGTCTCGACGATCCAGCGCTTCCTCGCCGCCGGCGGCAACGGGTTCTTCCTGCTCGATCCTTTCGTGCGCACCGGCCTCGAGCCCGTCCTGCGCGAATATGGAATCGTCGTCGAAGACGATATCGTGATCGACGAGTCCAGCCACTTCTGGGCCGATCCGTCTTCTCCCGCCGTAACCGATTACAACTATCATCCGATTGCCCAGGACCTTCCTCTGACCTTCTTCCCGGGCGCCCGGTCTTTTGCTCCGACTCCGCAACGGATTCCCCGGACCGATGTCATTCCGCTGGCCAACTCGTCAAAACAGAGTTACGGACAAACCGATCCCAAACGAACACGCTTCGAAAAGGACAAGGACCTGCCCGGTCCGCTGACATTGATGGCCGTGGCCATACGCCGCCCGATTCCGGCCGGCGATACGCCATATCGCGCGCCCGAAGCGGAGAAAGCCGCGGCAAAGGTCGGCAAGGACGCGACCGTTCCGGTGACCGGTAACTCCCGGATCGCCGTCGTGGGCGACTCGGACTTTGCCACCAATTCCTTCTTTCACATCATGGGCAACGGCAGGCTGTTCCTGAACACGGTGAACTACCTGGCGTCCAAGGAAAACCTGATCGGGCTGGAGCCGCGCGCGCGCGCTGTGCCCCGGGTCAATCTCACCAATCGCCAGATGAAGGGGACTTTCTTCCTCGCGGTCATTCTTGTTCCCGCGCTGCTGGCTGCGATCGGCGTCGCGGTCTGGTGGAAACAGCGATGA
- a CDS encoding methyltransferase domain-containing protein, with product MAEAGSQITADSQVARIFEWRRGFNTIHLIDLGVHLDLFRALAQTPGLNGAELAGQLGLHAPYVEVWCKTAYGLEILDADAHGKYRLAPYFDAILASPTHPRYLGGYVRLGIEVAADDFRRCREAFKSGKAKPFQGRGDHFNQAIAESTQGLQVVTAKKILPGLTDLAGRLSAGGAILEIGCGTGNFLLQAAKAFPGARLVGVDIDDESLAKARDKVQQAGLAGRITLHKEKVDDAAVAFDAVVMIEVLHEIAPEIRPAVVGAAARTLKAGGWMVIVDETYPTTLDEARRPEFRFPLQTGFEELIWGNVIPTREEQEKLLRDAGLKGAINRELIGEGFTVLTIRR from the coding sequence ATGGCCGAAGCAGGCAGTCAGATCACCGCCGATTCGCAGGTTGCCCGCATATTCGAGTGGCGGCGCGGATTCAATACCATTCATCTGATCGATCTGGGCGTGCACCTGGACTTGTTCCGCGCGCTGGCGCAGACGCCGGGACTGAATGGTGCCGAACTGGCGGGCCAGCTCGGATTGCACGCGCCATACGTCGAGGTTTGGTGCAAGACCGCTTACGGGCTGGAAATCCTGGATGCGGATGCGCACGGAAAATACCGGCTCGCACCGTATTTCGATGCGATCCTCGCCAGCCCAACGCATCCGCGCTACCTCGGCGGCTACGTGCGTCTGGGCATCGAAGTGGCGGCGGACGATTTCCGCCGCTGCCGCGAAGCTTTCAAGTCCGGAAAGGCGAAACCATTTCAGGGACGCGGCGACCACTTCAACCAGGCGATCGCCGAATCCACGCAAGGTCTGCAGGTTGTCACCGCCAAGAAGATCCTGCCCGGATTGACGGACCTCGCGGGACGCCTTTCCGCCGGCGGGGCGATTCTCGAAATCGGCTGCGGCACCGGCAATTTCCTTTTGCAGGCGGCGAAAGCCTTTCCCGGCGCGCGGCTCGTGGGCGTCGATATCGACGATGAGAGCCTGGCCAAAGCCCGCGACAAGGTGCAGCAGGCCGGCCTCGCCGGGCGAATTACCTTGCACAAGGAAAAAGTGGACGATGCCGCAGTCGCGTTCGACGCGGTCGTGATGATCGAAGTGCTGCATGAGATCGCGCCGGAGATACGTCCCGCCGTCGTCGGTGCCGCGGCGCGCACGCTCAAGGCCGGCGGCTGGATGGTCATCGTCGACGAAACTTATCCGACCACGCTGGACGAAGCGCGCCGTCCCGAATTCCGCTTTCCGTTGCAGACCGGCTTCGAGGAACTGATCTGGGGCAACGTGATTCCGACGCGTGAAGAACAGGAAAAGCTGCTGCGCGACGCGGGGCTGAAAGGCGCGATCAACCGCGAGTTGATCGGCGAGGGGTTTACCGTGCTGACGATACGACGCTGA